In Pirellulales bacterium, one genomic interval encodes:
- a CDS encoding DUF4394 domain-containing protein, with amino-acid sequence MLRQLAWVGLTLCALVCWTATASAQQAYGVDSTGKLFWFDVNTPSVVNDVGVISGIALNSIPEAIDFRPGSLSLYAIDIGPNTSQLYTIDLNTAVATPVGAGFTSTGVGYDLLGNQKFGFDFNPTTLQMSDGSMRIRLVASGGSNLRLHSATGGIAGVDGQLLFGSGASPFVDGAAYINNNPTIGGATTLFDMDSRNDELLIQNPPNAGTVTSVGPFGVTIDALSGIGFDIYTIPGNTDTSLVGDSGFAVFQRTATAGGAYLLYDVDLATGATTNGAIVGPAATPYDFTGGFAVAPLPVPEPSAIMLGLLAVAGGVAFARRKAA; translated from the coding sequence ATGTTGCGACAACTTGCCTGGGTCGGTTTGACACTCTGCGCTTTGGTTTGCTGGACTGCGACTGCCTCGGCCCAACAGGCCTATGGCGTGGACTCCACGGGCAAACTGTTTTGGTTTGATGTTAATACGCCGTCGGTGGTGAACGACGTGGGCGTGATCAGCGGGATCGCGCTGAATTCCATCCCCGAAGCCATCGACTTTCGCCCTGGTTCACTCTCGCTGTATGCGATTGATATCGGGCCTAATACCTCGCAATTGTATACCATCGACCTAAACACCGCGGTGGCGACGCCCGTCGGAGCGGGCTTTACCTCGACCGGGGTTGGTTACGATTTATTAGGCAATCAAAAGTTCGGCTTTGACTTTAACCCCACGACGCTGCAAATGTCGGACGGCAGCATGCGCATTCGGTTAGTGGCCAGCGGCGGATCCAATTTGCGGCTGCATTCCGCGACCGGCGGCATTGCCGGGGTGGATGGCCAGTTGCTATTTGGCAGTGGTGCGTCCCCGTTTGTGGACGGAGCCGCCTACATCAACAACAATCCCACCATTGGGGGAGCTACCACCTTGTTTGACATGGACTCGCGTAATGACGAATTGCTCATTCAAAATCCGCCAAACGCGGGCACGGTGACTAGCGTCGGGCCTTTTGGCGTGACCATTGACGCCCTCAGTGGTATCGGCTTTGATATTTACACCATCCCCGGTAACACAGACACCTCGTTGGTAGGCGACAGCGGTTTTGCCGTCTTTCAACGAACCGCCACGGCCGGAGGCGCTTATTTACTATATGATGTGGATTTGGCCACGGGTGCCACGACCAACGGCGCAATCGTCGGTCCCGCCGCCACCCCTTATGACTTTACCGGCGGTTTTGCCGTGGCTCCCCTGCCAGTGCCAGAACCTTCGGCCATTATGCTGGGTTTATTGGCGGTTGCCGGGGGCGTGGCTTTTGCCCGACGCAAAGCCGCCTAG
- a CDS encoding DUF1573 domain-containing protein has product MVIIRSAIFLAVIYACGAVIGWQLARQDSSQQGNFAQQLGVAELPSDPVASTEARGDQATPPSPAPENDFPRWEVTEGVEHHFGTMTISGEGAHQFKIRNVGQRPLTLKLLNTSCKCTLAQISNAEIPVGESTPVELKWTAEGRPGPFTQTAVIETNDPVRPLLRLTIKGRLAPSSLIDPTELLFTEISSGTPATAEFSLRHFILRELPQPNWKWQDASTAEYFQVEFRPLTPEELAENGVAALTGWRGIVTVRPGLPLGNFRQALLLNWPGGEIAETLIPVQGTITGAVSLVGGPNWNSDLQIYEFPEIVTREARSQGLYLLLKGDQRQVLQPRLIKAQPSFLRVEFGDPEFLTATEQTKVPVTVVVPADSPAGSHTGEGKSRAGRVMIETGIPNYPQVRIFAKFVKE; this is encoded by the coding sequence ATGGTCATCATTCGCTCGGCGATTTTTTTGGCGGTTATTTATGCGTGTGGCGCGGTCATTGGCTGGCAGCTAGCGCGGCAGGATTCCAGCCAACAGGGTAATTTTGCGCAGCAGTTAGGAGTGGCGGAGCTCCCCTCTGACCCAGTCGCATCCACCGAGGCCCGTGGGGATCAGGCCACTCCCCCCTCCCCTGCCCCGGAGAATGATTTTCCCCGCTGGGAAGTAACAGAAGGAGTCGAGCATCATTTTGGCACGATGACCATTTCCGGCGAGGGGGCGCACCAGTTTAAGATTCGCAATGTGGGGCAGCGGCCCTTAACGCTTAAGCTGCTGAATACTTCGTGCAAATGCACGCTGGCACAGATTTCAAATGCGGAAATTCCGGTGGGAGAATCAACCCCGGTGGAGTTAAAATGGACCGCGGAGGGGCGGCCCGGGCCATTTACGCAGACAGCCGTCATCGAAACTAACGACCCGGTCCGGCCACTTTTGCGATTAACGATTAAGGGGCGTCTGGCCCCTTCCAGTCTGATCGATCCGACGGAACTGCTATTTACCGAAATTTCCAGCGGCACTCCGGCCACCGCGGAATTCTCGCTCAGGCATTTTATCTTGCGGGAACTTCCTCAACCGAACTGGAAATGGCAGGATGCCAGCACGGCGGAGTATTTTCAGGTTGAATTTCGCCCGTTGACCCCCGAGGAATTGGCTGAAAATGGGGTTGCGGCCTTGACCGGTTGGCGGGGCATCGTAACGGTGCGTCCGGGGTTGCCCCTGGGGAATTTTCGCCAAGCCTTGCTGCTGAATTGGCCAGGCGGGGAAATAGCGGAAACGTTGATTCCCGTGCAGGGAACGATCACCGGGGCGGTCAGTCTGGTGGGGGGGCCAAACTGGAACAGCGATCTGCAGATTTACGAATTTCCAGAAATTGTGACACGGGAAGCCCGCTCCCAAGGTTTGTATCTCTTATTAAAAGGTGACCAGCGGCAGGTCTTGCAACCACGACTGATAAAGGCCCAACCGTCATTCCTAAGAGTGGAATTTGGCGATCCCGAGTTCCTAACCGCCACGGAACAGACCAAAGTTCCCGTAACAGTGGTCGTCCCCGCGGATAGCCCGGCTGGCTCTCATACGGGCGAAGGGAAGAGCCGCGCGGGACGGGTGATGATCGAGACCGGCATCCCCAATTATCCCCAAGTTCGCATCTTCGCCAAATTTGTAAAGGAATAA
- a CDS encoding multiheme c-type cytochrome has product MLRFSAQRIWPVVIGGLFIAALILILVRERPADRPDHLPWRPERVSSDQRPDNQRVLAGPAGAVRNADGTFGKDRIDPVKLNGPIFEGWDAPAPPRAVILLSGAQNGYIEPCGCAGLENQKGGMSRRHELIISLVQKKWPLVAIDAGGLVKEQSFGKQAVLKYTAAVASLKAMKYSVIGFGAPELRLPVDEVISVTAQDGAEPSPFVSANVALLTFADQLTDPARVVTVNGLKIGVTSVITKQEFQQLNNQNLEFKPPATALAEIVPTLVKANCQRLILLCHGEEKDAVELAQKFPQFTDIVITQGSDEPAAQPKTIPGTKTLLLETGHKGMFVVALGLYDNPQQPVRYQRVPLDARFGDSPAITQIFTTYQEQLRDLGLKGLGLEKSPPHPSGRAFIGSEACGDCHTKAYKIWKDSGHAGGTDTLVELTPPRIHDPECLSCHVTGWDPQRYFPYTSGYLGQKETPLLEANGCENCHGPGKKHAQAELGETQLTEQQIGELRNSMKVTLADMKKTGCAQCHDIDNSPAFNFETYWPEVEHYGKD; this is encoded by the coding sequence ATGCTTCGATTTTCGGCACAGCGGATTTGGCCGGTTGTTATCGGCGGGTTGTTTATAGCGGCGTTGATTCTCATACTGGTCCGGGAGCGTCCCGCCGACCGGCCGGATCATTTACCCTGGCGGCCCGAGCGCGTTTCTTCCGACCAGCGACCTGACAACCAGCGCGTGTTGGCCGGCCCCGCGGGAGCCGTACGCAACGCTGATGGCACCTTTGGCAAGGATCGGATCGACCCGGTCAAACTGAACGGACCGATTTTTGAGGGGTGGGATGCCCCCGCCCCCCCGCGGGCGGTGATTTTGCTGTCGGGCGCGCAAAACGGCTATATTGAGCCTTGCGGCTGCGCTGGACTGGAAAATCAAAAAGGGGGGATGAGCCGCCGTCACGAATTGATTATCAGCCTGGTACAAAAGAAATGGCCGCTCGTGGCGATCGATGCCGGCGGATTGGTTAAGGAACAAAGTTTTGGCAAGCAGGCCGTGCTAAAGTACACCGCCGCCGTGGCTTCCTTAAAGGCGATGAAATACTCGGTGATCGGCTTTGGAGCGCCTGAACTGCGCTTGCCCGTGGACGAGGTTATTTCTGTCACCGCCCAGGATGGCGCGGAGCCTAGCCCCTTTGTGTCCGCCAATGTCGCGCTATTGACTTTTGCCGATCAATTGACCGATCCCGCCCGTGTCGTGACGGTCAACGGGCTAAAAATTGGCGTAACTTCCGTCATTACCAAACAGGAATTTCAGCAGCTCAATAATCAAAATTTGGAATTCAAACCCCCCGCGACCGCCCTGGCCGAAATTGTTCCGACCCTGGTCAAGGCAAATTGCCAACGCCTGATCCTGTTATGCCATGGCGAGGAAAAAGACGCGGTGGAACTCGCTCAAAAATTTCCCCAATTTACCGACATTGTCATCACGCAAGGCTCGGACGAACCGGCCGCACAGCCCAAAACCATCCCCGGCACCAAAACCCTCTTGTTAGAAACGGGCCATAAGGGAATGTTTGTCGTGGCCCTGGGCCTATATGACAATCCCCAACAACCGGTTCGCTATCAGCGCGTCCCCTTGGATGCCCGGTTTGGCGATTCCCCGGCGATCACCCAAATATTTACCACCTATCAAGAACAACTACGCGATCTGGGCCTCAAGGGCCTGGGGCTGGAAAAATCCCCGCCGCATCCCAGCGGGCGGGCGTTTATCGGGTCGGAGGCGTGCGGCGATTGCCATACCAAGGCCTACAAGATATGGAAGGATTCCGGCCACGCCGGGGGAACGGACACGCTGGTGGAGCTGACTCCCCCTCGAATTCATGATCCCGAATGCCTGAGCTGCCATGTGACGGGCTGGGATCCCCAACGTTATTTTCCCTACACCAGTGGATATCTGGGTCAAAAGGAAACTCCCTTACTCGAAGCCAATGGTTGCGAAAACTGCCACGGCCCGGGAAAAAAACACGCGCAAGCGGAGTTGGGCGAGACTCAACTGACAGAGCAGCAGATTGGCGAATTGCGAAATAGCATGAAAGTCACATTGGCCGATATGAAAAAGACGGGGTGCGCCCAGTGCCATGATATTGATAACAGTCCCGCGTTCAACTTTGAGACCTATTGGCCCGAGGTGGAGCATTACGGGAAAGATTAA
- a CDS encoding redoxin family protein codes for MFRYLMGIIWGVMAVVGMGYGLPQGSAAEPEPHLLPGAPAPKIAVAEWINGEKVTEFAPDKIYVLDFWATWCEPCKKTIPELSKLQQKFTDQGVVFLGICISEDESGDAADFVKKLGKKLTYSMALDDMEEGEEGAMTLNWLDAAEQDSIPVVFVVQNQKIAWIGHPDELAPILPQIVEKKWDIEKAKSEYLAAAIQNRKLLEIQDKLDAAIEGQKPDEALAAIDELVKLEPDAAKEANALKFLTLIEMDATTEAYKMGDKLLEEYKDDAETLNEISWAILDTEDLSERDLDLSLKVAERANTVAKGEAPEILDTLARAHYEKGNVDKAIEFQSQAVEKVPADEKELKKELQKTLKAYQAKKAV; via the coding sequence ATGTTTCGCTATCTCATGGGGATCATCTGGGGTGTGATGGCAGTAGTGGGCATGGGTTACGGTTTGCCGCAAGGCAGCGCCGCCGAACCAGAGCCTCACCTCCTTCCGGGTGCACCCGCTCCAAAAATCGCCGTCGCGGAATGGATTAACGGCGAGAAAGTAACGGAATTTGCCCCCGATAAAATTTACGTTCTGGACTTTTGGGCGACTTGGTGCGAACCGTGTAAAAAAACGATCCCCGAGTTGAGCAAATTGCAGCAAAAATTCACCGACCAGGGAGTGGTGTTTTTGGGTATTTGCATTTCGGAGGATGAATCAGGAGATGCGGCGGATTTTGTAAAAAAACTGGGTAAAAAGCTGACTTATTCCATGGCGTTAGATGACATGGAGGAAGGAGAGGAAGGGGCCATGACGCTCAATTGGCTGGACGCGGCCGAACAAGATTCCATCCCCGTGGTGTTTGTCGTCCAAAACCAAAAAATCGCCTGGATTGGCCATCCCGATGAACTCGCCCCGATACTCCCGCAAATTGTAGAAAAAAAGTGGGATATAGAAAAAGCCAAAAGTGAATACCTGGCGGCGGCGATCCAGAATCGCAAATTGCTAGAAATCCAGGATAAATTAGACGCCGCGATCGAAGGTCAAAAACCGGACGAGGCCCTGGCCGCGATCGATGAACTAGTTAAGCTGGAACCCGATGCCGCCAAAGAAGCCAATGCGCTCAAATTTTTGACCCTCATCGAGATGGATGCGACCACGGAAGCCTACAAAATGGGGGACAAATTGCTAGAGGAATACAAGGATGACGCCGAAACCCTTAACGAAATCTCTTGGGCGATTCTCGATACCGAGGACTTGTCCGAACGGGATTTGGACCTATCCCTGAAAGTGGCGGAGCGTGCCAATACCGTGGCCAAGGGGGAGGCCCCGGAAATTTTGGACACCCTCGCCCGCGCTCATTATGAAAAGGGTAATGTGGACAAAGCCATCGAATTTCAGTCCCAGGCTGTGGAAAAAGTCCCCGCGGACGAGAAAGAGCTAAAAAAAGAACTGCAAAAGACGCTAAAAGCCTATCAGGCCAAGAAAGCGGTCTAG
- a CDS encoding DUF4416 family protein yields the protein MGELRVVEPVLPLVCAFSSDPNALAYAKERSCEYWGPIALASPEFEFTETTYYAASMGERIRKCFWVFEKLADPGQLADWKLLTNGWENSLATSQHWISCNNSFSRPINIDPGYITPAKLVLASTKDHAHRIYLSQGIYAEITLMYRHGGWQHHEWTFPDYRRGDYQEFFAAARRHLKELLAGRERQ from the coding sequence ATGGGTGAATTGCGCGTTGTTGAACCGGTCTTGCCGCTGGTGTGTGCTTTTAGCAGCGATCCCAACGCATTGGCCTATGCGAAGGAACGGTCGTGCGAATACTGGGGACCGATCGCCCTGGCCAGTCCGGAATTTGAATTTACGGAAACGACCTATTACGCGGCCAGCATGGGTGAGAGAATTCGCAAGTGCTTTTGGGTGTTCGAAAAGTTGGCCGATCCAGGGCAACTGGCCGATTGGAAGCTGTTGACCAATGGCTGGGAAAATTCACTCGCCACATCGCAGCACTGGATAAGCTGTAATAATTCTTTTTCACGGCCGATCAACATTGACCCTGGTTACATCACCCCGGCCAAGTTGGTGCTGGCCTCCACCAAGGATCACGCTCATCGGATCTATTTGTCACAAGGGATCTATGCCGAGATCACGCTGATGTATCGGCACGGGGGATGGCAGCATCATGAATGGACATTTCCCGACTACCGCCGGGGGGATTATCAAGAATTCTTTGCCGCGGCCCGGCGACATTTGAAGGAGCTATTGGCGGGGCGGGAACGCCAATAA
- a CDS encoding DUF1559 domain-containing protein: MRSTRHAFTLVELLVVIAIIGILVALLLPAIQQAREAARRTECINNLKQLGLGFQNHLSVNKFYPTGGWGWLWTGDPDRGYNTRQPGGWAYNVLEFCEEKTIRNLGKGLAANQKRAAATKAIQSPFTMLLCPTRRTKVLFAFKLGTLCRNCDNANPPLVARSDYAANAGTRFANNEIGEGPGSLTDGDATFFNTGGWADYIKRCDGVSYVRSKVTVKNVTDGTSKTIALGEKFLDVSKYESGDDPADNEHCYVGFDNDMFRTVFNRSDNDPRVDSTNNIDTRNRFGGPHTSTWNAMMTDGSVQTISFDANFEIIQRLASRNDGKTVAVPK; encoded by the coding sequence ATGCGCTCGACTCGTCATGCCTTTACCTTGGTCGAATTGCTGGTGGTGATTGCCATCATCGGGATTCTGGTTGCTTTGCTGTTGCCTGCCATTCAGCAGGCGCGGGAAGCCGCCCGTCGCACCGAATGCATCAACAACTTAAAGCAATTGGGATTAGGTTTTCAAAACCACCTGTCCGTGAATAAGTTTTACCCCACGGGGGGCTGGGGTTGGTTGTGGACTGGTGATCCGGATCGTGGCTACAACACGCGTCAACCAGGCGGTTGGGCGTACAACGTGTTGGAGTTTTGCGAGGAAAAAACCATTCGCAACCTGGGCAAAGGTTTAGCCGCCAACCAAAAGCGGGCCGCCGCGACAAAGGCCATTCAATCCCCTTTTACAATGTTGTTATGTCCAACGCGCCGCACCAAAGTGCTCTTTGCGTTTAAGCTTGGGACATTGTGCCGGAATTGCGACAATGCCAATCCTCCACTGGTGGCTCGTTCCGATTATGCCGCGAACGCCGGGACGCGGTTTGCAAATAACGAAATCGGCGAAGGCCCCGGTTCGCTTACCGACGGCGATGCGACATTTTTTAATACTGGCGGTTGGGCTGATTACATCAAACGCTGCGATGGCGTTTCTTATGTTCGTTCCAAAGTTACCGTCAAAAATGTCACCGATGGAACTTCCAAGACGATCGCCTTGGGCGAAAAGTTTTTGGATGTCAGTAAATACGAATCGGGCGATGATCCCGCCGACAACGAGCACTGCTACGTCGGTTTTGACAACGATATGTTCCGCACGGTCTTTAATCGCAGCGACAATGACCCGCGCGTGGATTCAACCAATAACATCGATACCCGCAATCGATTTGGTGGTCCGCATACGTCCACTTGGAATGCCATGATGACCGATGGGTCGGTGCAAACCATCAGCTTTGACGCCAATTTTGAAATTATTCAACGTTTGGCCTCGCGCAATGATGGCAAAACGGTCGCCGTGCCCAAGTAG